Proteins from a single region of Chrysemys picta bellii isolate R12L10 chromosome 25, ASM1138683v2, whole genome shotgun sequence:
- the DIRAS1 gene encoding GTP-binding protein Di-Ras1 codes for MPEQSNDYRVVVFGAGGVGKSSLVLRFVKGTFRDTYIPTIEDTYRQVISCDKSVCTLQITDTTGSHQFPAMQRLSISKGHAFILVFSVTSKQSLEELKPIYQQILQIKGSVDNIPIMLVGNKCDETQREVETKEGEAVAKEWKCAFMETSAKMNYNVKELFQELLNLEKRRNMSLNIDGKRSNKQKRTDKIKGKCSLM; via the coding sequence ATGCCCGAGCAAAGCAATGACTACCGGGTGGTGGTCTTTGGAGCCGGCGGTGTGGGCAAGAGCTCCCTGGTCCTGCGCTTTGTGAAGGGGACGTTCCGGGACACGTACATCCCCACCATCGAGGACACCTACCGGCAGGTCATCAGCTGCGACAAGAGCGTCTGCACCCTGCAGATCACCGACACCACGGGTAGCCACCAGTTCCCGGCCATGCAGCGCCTCTCCATCTCCAAAGGCCACGCCTTCATCCTAGTCTTCTCCGTCACCAGCAAGCAGtccctggaggagctgaagcCCATCTACCAGCAGATCCTGCAGATCAAGGGCAGTGTGGACAACATCCCCATCATGCTGGTGGGCAACAAGTGTGACGAGACCCAGCGGGAGGTGGAGACCAAGGAAGGGGAGGCCGTGGCCAAGGAGTGGAAGTGCGCCTTCATGGAGACCTCGGCTAAGATGAACTACAATGTCAAGGAGCTCTTCCAGGAGCTGCTCAacctggagaagaggaggaacatGAGCCTCAACATCGACGGCAAGCGGTCCAACAAGCAGAAGAGGACAGACAAAATCAAGGGGAAATGCAGCCTTATGTAA